One Kribbella sp. NBC_00662 genomic region harbors:
- a CDS encoding metallopeptidase TldD-related protein produces MTIQLTPQDTIERGLALAAAEGADGCVVLVAETSSTNLRWANNTLTTNGAMRGSSVTVIATVGSGEGTAAGVIGRSSVTEDSLREIVSAAIATARAAGPAEDARPLVDGPVGADWDLEPEETTVGVYEKFAPSLGESLKRADLERRRLYGFANHEVVTLYVGSSTGLRLRQALPRGYVSSTGKNADLSHSAWVGTATRDFTDVDALALDAELTRRLGWATRTVSVDAGRHPTILPPAAVADLMTYLYWQLDGRDAFDGQTVFSKSGGGTRLGDTLSSQPVNMHSDPALAGLEAFAFAVARSSGGSSSVFDNGLTLQATDWIRGGKLEHLMTSRHTAELIGVPEATPDIANYVVSVDGGAGSTDDLVAGLDNGLLVTCLWYIRMVDPQTLLLTGLTRDGVYLVEGGEVTGAVNNFRFNESPVDLLARFTAAGATVPSYSREWGDYFSRTATPPLLVPDFNMSSVSQAS; encoded by the coding sequence GTGACGATTCAGCTCACGCCCCAGGACACCATCGAGCGCGGTCTGGCCCTGGCCGCGGCCGAAGGCGCCGACGGCTGCGTCGTACTCGTCGCCGAGACCTCCAGCACGAACCTGCGCTGGGCCAACAACACCCTGACCACGAACGGCGCGATGCGCGGCTCGAGCGTGACCGTGATCGCCACGGTCGGATCCGGCGAGGGTACGGCGGCCGGCGTCATCGGCCGCTCGTCCGTCACCGAGGACTCGTTGCGCGAGATCGTGTCCGCCGCGATCGCGACCGCCCGCGCCGCCGGGCCGGCCGAGGACGCCCGCCCGCTCGTCGACGGCCCGGTCGGCGCCGACTGGGATCTCGAGCCCGAGGAGACCACGGTCGGCGTCTACGAGAAGTTCGCGCCCTCGCTCGGCGAGTCGCTCAAGCGCGCGGACCTCGAGCGCCGTCGGCTGTACGGCTTCGCGAACCACGAGGTCGTCACGCTGTACGTCGGCTCGTCGACCGGGCTGCGGCTGCGCCAGGCACTCCCCCGCGGGTACGTCTCCTCGACCGGCAAGAACGCCGACCTCAGCCACTCGGCCTGGGTCGGAACGGCCACCCGTGACTTCACCGACGTCGACGCGCTCGCGCTCGACGCCGAGCTCACCCGCCGGCTCGGCTGGGCGACCCGGACGGTCTCGGTCGACGCCGGTCGGCACCCGACGATCCTGCCGCCGGCCGCGGTCGCGGACCTGATGACGTACCTGTACTGGCAGCTCGACGGCCGCGACGCGTTCGACGGCCAGACCGTGTTCTCGAAGTCCGGCGGCGGCACCCGTCTCGGCGACACCCTGTCGTCGCAGCCGGTGAACATGCACTCGGATCCGGCGCTGGCCGGTCTCGAGGCGTTCGCGTTCGCCGTGGCCCGGTCGTCGGGCGGCTCGTCGAGCGTGTTCGACAACGGGCTGACGCTGCAGGCCACGGACTGGATCCGGGGCGGGAAGCTCGAGCACCTGATGACGAGCCGTCATACGGCGGAGCTCATCGGCGTACCGGAAGCGACGCCGGACATCGCGAACTATGTCGTATCGGTCGACGGCGGCGCCGGCTCGACAGACGACCTGGTCGCGGGGCTCGACAACGGTCTGCTGGTGACGTGCCTGTGGTACATCCGGATGGTCGATCCGCAGACGCTGCTGCTGACCGGTCTGACGCGCGACGGCGTCTACCTGGTCGAGGGTGGCGAGGTGACGGGCGCGGTCAACAACTTCCGGTTCAACGAGAGCCCGGTGGATCTGCTTGCGCGCTTTACTGCCGCGGGCGCCACGGTTCCGTCGTACTCGAGGGAGTGGGGCGACTACTTCTCGCGGACGGCGACGCCGCCGCTGCTCGTGCCCGACTTCAACATGTCGAGCGTCAGCCAGGCCAGCTGA